The sequence TGGACCATCTTCCCCAATACCTGTGCGGACGTTCACGCCCGGTCCATTTCGGTGGGGTGGCCACGGTGGTCACCAAGCTGTTCAACATTGTCATGCCTGATGTGGCGGTTTTTGGAAAAAAAGACTTCCAGCAGCTTGCCATCATCAGACAGATGGTCAAAGATCTGGATTTTAATATCCAAATCATCGGCGGAGAGATCATCAGGGAGGAAGACGGGTTGGCCATGAGTTCCAGAAATGCCTACCTTACCCCGGAGCAGCGGGCCTCTGCCGTCTGCCTTTCCCAGGCCATCCATCTTTTAAAACAAAAGGTGACCCAGGGTATCCGGTCTGTTCCTGATCTTGTCAGTGAAGCCAAAGCCTTTATTCACTCATTTGACCACACCCGGGTGGACTACATTGAATTGTGCGATCCTAAGACCCTTGAACCTGTGGAGAAGGTCCAGGCAGAGACCCTCGTTGCCATGGCTGTGCAGGTGGGAAAATCAAGGCTGATTGACAATGCCCTTAT is a genomic window of uncultured Desulfobacter sp. containing:
- the panC gene encoding pantoate--beta-alanine ligase produces the protein MDILKTKADMQAWSARKKKQGKTISFVPTMGYLHKGHVSLLDLGKPLSDELVLSIFVNPTQFGPNEDLDAYPSNIQNDLNLAQQAGVTAVFLPEKTEMYGPNYQTHVSLDHLPQYLCGRSRPVHFGGVATVVTKLFNIVMPDVAVFGKKDFQQLAIIRQMVKDLDFNIQIIGGEIIREEDGLAMSSRNAYLTPEQRASAVCLSQAIHLLKQKVTQGIRSVPDLVSEAKAFIHSFDHTRVDYIELCDPKTLEPVEKVQAETLVAMAVQVGKSRLIDNALIEPA